A genomic segment from Nitrospira sp. encodes:
- a CDS encoding Formate hydrogenlyase transcriptional activator: MIPLVADAEKEPFKTALESLRESEEFKTRLIEGSRDCIKILDLDGRLLSMNAGGMAALEICDVGSIVGTFWVEFWQGADKEAARQAIEAARQGGVGRFVGFFPTTQTNEPRWWDVVVNAIKDTEGRPEKLLVVSRDVTELKQAEEILRIATEETASATGTDFFQLLVRHLALTLHVRYAFVAECTNAAKTHVRTLAFWRNNAFGDNVAYPLKGTPCEPVVGGEVCSFPERVQTLFPEDRDLVSLAAEGYVGVPLRTAGGDMLGHLAVIDDKPLYLQPHHMGILKILAARAGAELEREHAYRDVQRLNVELSTLLEINRAINRHLNRDELFGALADCLKKVVPTERFGIELPIQDDRLQGHILSQHPAEGGSTQPTLLPAAGTACDWVIRARQWYVASSCDEFRERFPVTFQVMSSAGMESLCALPLVSGGNSLGALFFMTKEKGSYDHLSREFLDQVAGAVAVALDNCLAHEKLRREGIQALADSEERLRDLFDEAPIAYVNEGLDSRFIRANRAAMRSLGITPDEVAGTYGSSFVPDTPDAQRRLKEAFASVGRGTDTSGVVLELRRKDNGKPLWIQWWSKPDPGGTYTRTMFVDITERVLMEQEKARLEAANVYLQEEIKTEHNFDEIIGTSSAIKKVFQAIEKVAATDATVLITGETGTGKELIARAIHHLSHRKDGVLIKVNCAAIPAGLIESELFGHEKGAFTGALARKVGRFELADRATIFLDEVGEIPLELQTKLLRVLQEGEFERLGSTKTLKVTVRVIAATNRDLDREVRERRFRSDLFYRLKVFPIQLPALRDRTQDIQLLVSYFVKKFSATMGKKVESVPAKAMEMLKLYPWPGNIRELEHVIERAVILSQDRELELGDWMPKEPATTGIGPAATLEEVERAHIIAVLAQTNWRVSGDKGAAKILGLNPTTLEARMKKLGITRPA, translated from the coding sequence ATGATCCCTCTGGTCGCAGACGCTGAAAAGGAACCCTTCAAGACCGCGCTGGAATCCCTCCGCGAGAGCGAAGAGTTCAAGACCCGCCTCATCGAAGGCAGCCGCGATTGCATCAAAATTCTGGATCTCGACGGTCGGCTCCTCTCGATGAACGCCGGGGGGATGGCCGCGCTGGAAATTTGCGATGTGGGATCGATCGTCGGCACCTTCTGGGTCGAATTCTGGCAGGGTGCGGACAAAGAAGCGGCTCGGCAAGCAATCGAGGCGGCTCGTCAGGGCGGAGTCGGCCGGTTCGTCGGCTTTTTCCCAACCACACAGACCAACGAACCCCGCTGGTGGGACGTCGTCGTCAATGCCATTAAGGATACGGAAGGCAGGCCTGAGAAGCTGCTGGTCGTTTCACGCGATGTGACCGAACTCAAGCAGGCCGAAGAAATTCTTCGGATTGCGACCGAGGAAACGGCCTCCGCGACCGGTACCGATTTCTTTCAGCTCCTCGTCCGACACCTCGCCCTCACCCTCCATGTCCGCTACGCGTTCGTCGCGGAATGCACGAATGCCGCGAAGACCCACGTGCGGACCTTGGCGTTTTGGAGGAACAATGCGTTCGGCGACAACGTCGCCTATCCATTGAAAGGGACACCCTGCGAGCCTGTCGTGGGCGGCGAAGTCTGTTCCTTCCCGGAACGGGTCCAAACCCTGTTCCCCGAGGATCGCGATTTGGTATCGCTGGCGGCCGAAGGCTATGTCGGCGTGCCGCTCCGCACCGCCGGCGGTGACATGCTCGGACATCTGGCGGTGATCGACGACAAACCGCTGTATCTCCAGCCCCATCACATGGGGATACTGAAAATCCTTGCGGCCCGCGCCGGTGCGGAGCTTGAACGCGAACATGCCTACAGAGACGTCCAGCGGCTGAACGTAGAACTCAGCACCCTGCTCGAAATCAATCGCGCCATCAACCGCCATCTGAATCGCGATGAACTGTTCGGGGCGCTTGCCGACTGCTTGAAGAAGGTAGTGCCGACCGAACGGTTCGGGATCGAGCTGCCGATCCAGGACGACAGGCTCCAGGGGCATATCCTTTCTCAGCATCCGGCGGAGGGGGGCTCGACGCAACCGACCCTGTTGCCTGCGGCAGGCACGGCCTGCGATTGGGTGATCCGGGCTCGGCAGTGGTACGTTGCATCCTCCTGCGATGAGTTTCGAGAACGTTTTCCGGTGACGTTCCAGGTGATGTCGAGCGCGGGCATGGAATCGCTCTGCGCGCTCCCGTTGGTGAGCGGGGGGAACAGTCTCGGCGCGCTGTTTTTCATGACGAAGGAGAAGGGCTCCTACGATCACCTCAGCCGTGAGTTTCTCGATCAAGTGGCCGGTGCCGTGGCGGTGGCGCTGGACAATTGTCTTGCCCACGAGAAATTACGACGCGAGGGGATCCAGGCGCTGGCAGACAGCGAGGAACGGCTCCGCGATCTCTTCGACGAGGCACCGATCGCCTATGTGAACGAAGGGCTGGATTCCCGTTTTATCCGAGCCAATCGGGCCGCGATGCGTAGTCTGGGCATCACGCCGGACGAGGTCGCCGGCACCTACGGCAGCTCGTTCGTGCCTGATACGCCGGATGCTCAGCGCCGTCTCAAAGAAGCGTTCGCGTCCGTCGGCCGCGGTACCGACACCAGCGGTGTCGTGCTCGAACTGCGGCGCAAGGACAACGGCAAGCCGCTCTGGATTCAATGGTGGTCCAAGCCCGATCCTGGCGGCACCTACACGCGGACGATGTTCGTCGACATTACCGAGCGAGTGCTGATGGAACAGGAGAAGGCTCGTTTGGAAGCGGCGAACGTTTACCTGCAGGAGGAAATCAAGACCGAACACAACTTTGACGAGATCATCGGCACCTCGAGTGCCATCAAGAAAGTGTTCCAGGCGATCGAGAAGGTGGCGGCGACCGATGCGACCGTGTTGATCACCGGTGAGACCGGTACCGGCAAGGAGTTGATCGCCCGAGCCATCCACCATTTGAGCCACCGGAAAGACGGGGTGCTGATCAAGGTCAACTGTGCGGCGATTCCGGCCGGGTTGATCGAGAGCGAACTCTTCGGGCACGAGAAGGGAGCCTTCACCGGAGCGCTCGCGCGGAAGGTCGGCCGGTTCGAGCTGGCCGATCGCGCCACGATCTTTCTGGACGAGGTCGGTGAAATTCCGTTGGAGTTGCAGACGAAGCTCCTGCGCGTATTGCAGGAGGGCGAGTTCGAGCGGTTGGGCAGCACGAAGACGTTGAAGGTGACAGTGCGCGTGATCGCCGCCACGAATCGCGATCTGGATAGGGAAGTGCGCGAGCGGCGATTCCGGTCCGACCTCTTCTACCGGTTGAAGGTGTTTCCGATCCAGCTCCCGGCATTGCGTGATCGGACACAGGACATTCAGCTATTGGTGTCCTATTTCGTAAAAAAATTTTCCGCGACGATGGGCAAGAAGGTCGAGTCGGTGCCGGCCAAGGCCATGGAGATGCTGAAGCTGTACCCTTGGCCGGGGAACATCCGTGAATTGGAACATGTCATCGAGCGCGCGGTGATTCTAAGCCAGGATCGGGAACTCGAATTGGGCGATTGGATGCCGAAGGAGCCGGCCACGACCGGCATCGGACCGGCTGCCACATTGGAAGAGGTGGAGCGCGCACATATCATTGCCGTCTTGGCCCAGACCAATTGGCGGGTGAGCGGCGACAAGGGCGCGGCCAAAATTCTCGGACTCAATCCCACCACGCTCGAAGCCCGCATGAAGAAGCTGGGCATCACTCGCCCGGCCTGA
- a CDS encoding Cytochrome d ubiquinol oxidase subunit I: METALLYDRLQFAVTVTFHYLFPQLTMGVALLLVYFRTRALTSGEEHYHRVALFWTKIFALSFAFGVVTGIPLEFQFGTNWAKFSNFAGGVIGQMLAMEGMFAFFLESSFIGILLYGDKRFSLRVQWFAALMLFLGSWLSGYFILATNAWMQHPVAYTVAPDGRLFVDSLSGLLTNPWLFWQYTHNMTAAVVTGSFVMAAVGSFYLLSARHVAYAKTFLRTGVVSGAISITLMVFPTGDGNAKQVFEHQPVKGAAFEGLFKSERGAGLLLIGQPNMETMTIDNPLEVPAALSFLVYDELYAEVKGLDAFPREDWPDNLPLLYYSYHVMVGLGTILMGVMGLAMLWLWRGRLFEAKWLLWLVMLSAPFPYIATTAGWMTAELGRQPWLVYGVLRTAEGASPLVHSGNALFTLLGFLGIYLMLGLLFLFLIVETIHQGPADHPTAGHA; this comes from the coding sequence ATGGAGACCGCATTGCTGTACGACCGTCTGCAATTCGCAGTCACGGTGACTTTCCATTATCTGTTTCCACAATTGACGATGGGCGTGGCCCTGTTGCTCGTCTATTTCAGAACCAGGGCACTCACAAGCGGCGAGGAACATTATCATCGCGTCGCCCTGTTCTGGACGAAAATTTTTGCCTTGAGCTTCGCCTTCGGCGTGGTCACCGGTATTCCGCTGGAATTTCAGTTCGGCACCAACTGGGCGAAATTTTCCAACTTCGCCGGCGGCGTCATCGGCCAGATGTTGGCGATGGAGGGGATGTTCGCGTTCTTTCTGGAATCGTCATTCATCGGCATCCTGCTCTACGGCGACAAGCGGTTCAGTCTGCGTGTGCAATGGTTCGCCGCCCTGATGCTGTTTCTCGGCTCGTGGCTCTCGGGCTATTTCATCCTCGCGACGAACGCCTGGATGCAACATCCTGTTGCCTATACGGTCGCGCCGGACGGACGGCTGTTCGTCGACAGTCTCTCCGGCCTGCTCACGAATCCCTGGCTATTCTGGCAATATACGCACAACATGACCGCCGCAGTGGTGACCGGGTCGTTCGTCATGGCGGCGGTCGGGTCGTTCTATCTCTTGTCCGCTCGACACGTGGCCTACGCGAAGACGTTCCTTCGCACCGGCGTCGTTTCCGGCGCGATCAGCATCACGTTGATGGTTTTCCCCACCGGCGATGGCAACGCCAAACAGGTGTTCGAACATCAGCCGGTGAAGGGCGCGGCTTTCGAAGGGCTGTTTAAGTCTGAGCGAGGCGCGGGACTCCTGCTGATCGGCCAACCGAACATGGAAACCATGACGATCGACAATCCGTTGGAAGTGCCGGCAGCGCTCAGTTTCTTGGTGTACGACGAACTTTATGCCGAGGTGAAAGGGCTTGATGCGTTTCCGCGCGAAGACTGGCCTGACAACTTGCCGCTGCTCTACTATTCGTATCATGTGATGGTCGGCCTCGGGACCATCCTCATGGGCGTGATGGGCCTCGCGATGCTCTGGCTCTGGCGCGGCCGGCTGTTCGAAGCGAAATGGCTGCTCTGGCTCGTGATGCTGAGTGCGCCGTTCCCCTACATCGCGACGACGGCCGGATGGATGACGGCGGAACTCGGCCGCCAACCTTGGCTGGTCTATGGGGTGCTGCGCACCGCCGAAGGCGCGTCGCCGTTGGTGCATTCCGGGAACGCGCTGTTCACGTTGCTCGGCTTCCTTGGTATCTACCTCATGCTGGGGCTGCTCTTCCTGTTTCTGATCGTCGAGACGATCCACCAGGGCCCGGCCGACCATCCAACGGCAGGGCACGCGTGA
- a CDS encoding Cytochrome d ubiquinol oxidase subunit II, which produces METFWYAAVTLMLTVYVVLDGFDFGVGIVYPFAAKTEMDRRTALGAIGPVWNGNEVWLIAAGGLLFFAFPKAYAAGFSGFYLALIIVLWLLIGRGLALELRSHIDHDLWRQWWDFVFAISSTLLAVVFGAALGNLIRGVPLNQDGYFFVPLWTNFMTGPQPGILDWFTVLIGLTSATLLALHGANYLAMKTERELQAQARTIARLAGFATAGFVVLVLTVAPFVQPSFGLNYGAHPIGAVFPVIGMGALVATIALRRRDQDASAFYASCLMILALLASTAWGSYPNILIATADPSRSLTVFNATAGVYGMHIGLWWFLIGFGLVIAYQVYAHRVFWGKVTVDRH; this is translated from the coding sequence ATGGAAACGTTCTGGTATGCCGCTGTGACGTTGATGCTGACCGTCTATGTCGTCCTCGATGGCTTCGACTTCGGCGTCGGCATCGTCTATCCCTTCGCGGCGAAAACGGAAATGGATCGGCGTACGGCGCTCGGCGCCATCGGGCCGGTCTGGAATGGAAACGAAGTTTGGTTGATCGCAGCCGGCGGCTTGCTCTTCTTCGCCTTTCCCAAGGCCTATGCAGCGGGATTCAGCGGGTTTTATCTCGCGCTCATCATCGTGCTGTGGCTGTTGATCGGGCGCGGGCTGGCGCTCGAACTGCGGTCGCATATCGACCATGACCTGTGGCGGCAATGGTGGGATTTCGTGTTTGCGATTTCCAGCACGTTGCTGGCCGTCGTCTTCGGCGCGGCGTTGGGTAATCTGATCCGCGGCGTGCCGTTGAATCAAGACGGCTATTTCTTTGTCCCGCTCTGGACGAATTTTATGACAGGGCCGCAGCCGGGTATTCTGGATTGGTTCACGGTCTTGATTGGCCTCACCAGTGCAACTCTTTTGGCATTGCACGGCGCGAATTATCTGGCGATGAAGACTGAGCGCGAGTTGCAGGCCCAGGCCAGGACTATCGCCAGATTGGCTGGGTTTGCCACGGCCGGCTTCGTGGTGCTCGTGCTGACCGTTGCCCCCTTCGTTCAGCCATCGTTTGGTCTCAACTATGGAGCCCATCCGATCGGTGCCGTTTTTCCGGTCATCGGTATGGGCGCGTTGGTTGCGACGATTGCCCTGCGAAGACGAGACCAGGATGCCTCTGCGTTCTATGCCTCCTGCCTTATGATCCTCGCGCTTCTCGCCAGCACGGCTTGGGGGTCGTATCCCAACATCCTGATCGCCACGGCGGATCCGTCCCGTAGCCTGACGGTCTTCAATGCGACCGCCGGAGTCTACGGCATGCACATCGGCCTCTGGTGGTTTTTGATCGGCTTCGGCCTGGTCATCGCCTATCAGGTCTATGCGCACCGTGTCTTTTGGGGAAAAGTCACGGTGGACAGGCACTGA
- a CDS encoding Glucose 1-dehydrogenase: MKAVAVFPGKPDSIHLAELPKPSVHEIPNGRGVLVQVLRVGVDGTDKEINAAEYGQAPPGHDFLVIGHECFGRVLEVGPNVTEFMPGDYIVPTVRRPGGSFYDQVGQYDMTLEDTYFERGINLRHGYLTELFVEDPEYLVKIPRGLRDVAVLLEPTSIIEKGIIQAYEAQRRFKIWRPKKAAVLGSGTVGLLAALSLKMKGLDVTSFGKQSGPSRNLDLLAQLGVRYISTDDLSIREAAKRYGPFDLMFEATGYSPVVFEAMESLGKNGVLILASVTGGDRQHAIPADKINLDFVLGNKLVVGTVNANREYFEAGVYDFARAELEFPGWLSKLLTHPVTGLENYRQMMQTLTMEKNAIKVFVNVAYE, translated from the coding sequence ATGAAAGCCGTGGCCGTCTTTCCGGGGAAGCCCGATTCGATCCATCTTGCCGAATTGCCAAAACCATCCGTCCATGAGATCCCGAACGGACGCGGTGTCCTGGTCCAAGTTCTGCGCGTCGGTGTCGACGGCACAGACAAGGAGATCAATGCCGCGGAATATGGCCAGGCGCCTCCCGGTCACGACTTCCTCGTGATCGGCCATGAGTGTTTCGGCCGCGTGCTCGAGGTCGGCCCGAACGTCACGGAGTTCATGCCCGGCGACTATATCGTGCCGACCGTGCGGCGTCCCGGCGGTAGTTTCTACGATCAAGTCGGCCAATACGACATGACGCTGGAGGACACCTACTTCGAGCGCGGCATCAATTTGCGACATGGTTATCTGACGGAACTCTTCGTGGAGGATCCGGAATATCTCGTGAAGATTCCTCGCGGCCTTAGGGATGTCGCGGTCCTGCTCGAACCGACCTCGATCATCGAAAAAGGCATCATTCAGGCCTATGAAGCCCAGCGGCGATTCAAGATCTGGCGGCCCAAGAAAGCGGCGGTGCTGGGATCCGGCACAGTCGGATTGCTCGCGGCCCTTTCATTGAAGATGAAGGGACTCGACGTGACCAGTTTCGGGAAGCAGAGCGGCCCGTCTCGCAATCTCGATCTTCTGGCGCAGCTCGGCGTGCGTTACATCTCGACGGACGATCTCTCGATTCGAGAAGCGGCTAAGCGCTATGGCCCGTTCGATCTGATGTTCGAAGCGACCGGCTATTCGCCGGTGGTGTTTGAAGCCATGGAATCGCTGGGGAAGAACGGCGTGTTGATCCTCGCCAGCGTGACCGGCGGCGACCGCCAACATGCGATTCCTGCCGACAAGATCAACCTGGATTTCGTCCTCGGCAACAAACTGGTCGTCGGCACCGTGAACGCCAATCGCGAGTATTTCGAGGCGGGTGTCTATGACTTTGCGCGGGCCGAACTCGAATTCCCCGGATGGCTTTCCAAGCTCCTCACCCATCCGGTGACGGGCTTGGAGAATTATCGGCAAATGATGCAGACGCTGACGATGGAGAAGAACGCGATCAAGGTGTTTGTGAATGTGGCCTACGAATAG